The proteins below come from a single Triticum aestivum cultivar Chinese Spring chromosome 5D, IWGSC CS RefSeq v2.1, whole genome shotgun sequence genomic window:
- the LOC123124804 gene encoding copper transporter 5.1, translated as MMHMTFYWGTSATILFDGWRTSAWTGYLLSLLALFLAAAFYQYLEAFRIRVKLLAGAKADPLPPPAGSDARAPLLAPGSAAFLGGRWPARVATAALFGVNAGIGYLLMLAVMSFNGGVFIAVVLGLAAGYLAFRSGDVDGDDLVVVDNPCACA; from the coding sequence ATGATGCACATGACCTTCTACTGGGGCACGTCCGCGACGATCCTGTTCGACGGCTGGCGCACGTCCGCGTGGACGGGCTACCTCCTCTCCCTCCTGGCGCTCTTCCTCGCCGCCGCCTTCTACCAGTACCTCGAGGCCTTCCGGATCCGGGTCAAGCTCCTCGCCGGCGCCAAGGCGGACCCCCTCCCCCCGCCCGCCGGCTCCGACGCGCGGGCCCCGCTGCTGGCACCGGGCTCCGCCGCCTTCTTGGGCGGGCGCTGGCCGGCGCGGGTGGCCACGGCGGCGCTCTTCGGGGTCAACGCGGGGATAGGGTACCTCCTCATGCTCGCCGTCATGTCCTTCAACGGCGGGGTGTTCATCGCCGTAGTGCTCGGGCTCGCGGCCGGGTACCTCGCGTTCCGCAGCGGCGACGTGGACGGGGACGACCTCGTCGTGGTCGACAACCCCTGCGCCTGCGCGTAG